The nucleotide window TTGGGAAATCACTTCTTCTGGGTTAAACTCCTCCTTAGATCGAGGGGCCTGGCCAGGTAAGCCCCGTTTTAATTTAGGGGCGCGAACATTCGGAAGAGGAAGTGAGTCAACTCTCGCGATTGGCAAGAACTTGGTTCGAAGAGGTTTGGAATCGTCGTAACGATGACGCTATTTTCGAACTCACGGCGGAAGATGCGATCGGCTACGCCGAGTCGGATGTTCGCTATTTCAGCATGCACGCTTTTAAAGAATTCCGCGACAACGTCTTGGCCGCCATGCCTGATTTGAAGATGGATATCGAGGCGATCATCGAACAGCCGCCTGATGTCGTGGTGCGATGGTTCCTGACCGGCACGCACACCGGACGAGGCTTTGGCTTCCAACCAACCCATAATCGGATTACCCTGCGCGGCATGACTTGGTTTCGGGTCAATCAAGACAACAAGCTGACCGAAGGGTGGGACTGCTGGAACCAAGGACGGATGTTACAAACTTTCATTGGCGGTGGACCTGGCATGCCACCGGATGACGAGACAGACGATTCCGATCGATAGCCCGCCGCGCAACTCGCTGAGTGTGACTTGCCAACGAATCGACCTAGGACGTTGGCCGAAAACTGCTTAGATTAGGGGCTTTCTGTTGCCCCGAACTCGTTGTGAGCCCAACCAGCGTGCCCCAGA belongs to Bremerella cremea and includes:
- a CDS encoding ester cyclase, with translation MSQLSRLARTWFEEVWNRRNDDAIFELTAEDAIGYAESDVRYFSMHAFKEFRDNVLAAMPDLKMDIEAIIEQPPDVVVRWFLTGTHTGRGFGFQPTHNRITLRGMTWFRVNQDNKLTEGWDCWNQGRMLQTFIGGGPGMPPDDETDDSDR